A genomic region of Mycobacterium sp. Aquia_213 contains the following coding sequences:
- a CDS encoding cobalamin-dependent protein (Presence of a B(12) (cobalamin)-binding domain implies dependence on cobalamin itself, in one of its several forms, or in some unusual lineages, dependence on a cobalamin-like analog.), producing MAVRILVAKPGLDGHDRGAKIVARTLRDAGFEVIYTGIRQRIEDIASIAVQEDVAVVGLSILSGAHLALTARTVEALRAADAADIAVVVGGTIPHADVPKLVSAGAAAVFPTGTPLDTLVREIRTLTGTGEIEPKQPATEEPCASE from the coding sequence ATGGCGGTAAGAATTCTGGTCGCGAAACCCGGCCTTGACGGACACGACCGCGGCGCCAAGATCGTCGCCCGAACCTTGCGTGATGCCGGATTCGAGGTCATCTACACCGGCATCCGTCAGCGCATCGAAGACATCGCGTCGATCGCGGTCCAGGAAGACGTCGCCGTCGTCGGGCTGAGCATCCTGTCCGGTGCGCACCTGGCGCTCACCGCCCGGACCGTCGAAGCGTTGCGCGCCGCCGACGCCGCCGACATCGCCGTCGTCGTGGGTGGAACCATCCCGCATGCCGATGTCCCCAAACTCGTCTCGGCCGGTGCCGCGGCGGTGTTTCCCACCGGCACACCGCTCGACACCTTGGTGCGCGAAATCCGAACCCTGACCGGCACTGGGGAAATTGAACCGAAGCAACCCGCCACGGAGGAACCATGCGCGTCGGAGTGA
- a CDS encoding LLM class F420-dependent oxidoreductase: MRVGVMIGAERGDMARKVDKLASDIEWAESAGLDTAWMPQVPNDFDCLTMVSLMAAHSSRIELGTAVVPLQAQHPIALARQALSTHAVAGGRLALGVGPSHHWIIRDMLGLPYEKPAAYTRDYLQVLNAAIAGPGSVDVENDSFTVHNPMAIGADTPMPVLVAALGPVMLQIAGELADGTVLWMADERAIGDHIAPKITKAAADAGRPAPRIIAGIPVCLCAPAQVDEAKERANRILGEAEVSPNYQRLLDRGDARDVGDLCAAGDEAQILSRFRAFADAGVTDLSVRLLPIGDNRDELVASKRRTREVIASLAAELR; this comes from the coding sequence ATGCGCGTCGGAGTGATGATCGGCGCCGAGCGCGGCGATATGGCCCGCAAGGTGGACAAGCTGGCCTCCGATATCGAATGGGCCGAGTCTGCGGGCCTGGATACCGCGTGGATGCCGCAGGTGCCCAACGACTTCGACTGCCTGACCATGGTGTCGCTGATGGCCGCGCACAGCTCGCGCATCGAGCTGGGTACCGCGGTGGTGCCGCTGCAGGCCCAGCACCCGATTGCCCTTGCCCGCCAGGCGCTCTCGACGCATGCGGTGGCCGGTGGACGGTTGGCGCTGGGTGTCGGACCGTCGCACCACTGGATCATCCGGGACATGCTCGGCCTGCCGTATGAGAAGCCGGCCGCCTACACCCGCGACTACCTGCAGGTGCTCAACGCCGCTATTGCCGGCCCGGGATCGGTTGACGTCGAGAACGACTCGTTCACCGTGCACAACCCGATGGCGATCGGGGCCGATACCCCGATGCCCGTCCTGGTCGCCGCGCTGGGGCCGGTGATGCTGCAGATCGCCGGTGAACTCGCGGACGGCACTGTGCTGTGGATGGCCGACGAGCGCGCGATCGGTGATCACATTGCACCGAAGATCACCAAGGCCGCCGCGGACGCCGGTCGGCCCGCGCCGCGGATCATCGCGGGTATCCCGGTATGCCTATGTGCGCCTGCACAAGTCGACGAAGCTAAGGAGCGGGCCAACCGCATCCTGGGCGAGGCCGAGGTGTCGCCGAACTATCAGCGCCTACTCGACCGGGGCGATGCCCGCGATGTCGGCGATCTGTGTGCGGCGGGCGACGAGGCGCAGATTCTGTCGCGATTCCGCGCTTTCGCCGACGCCGGTGTGACCGACTTGTCGGTGCGGCTGCTGCCGATCGGCGACAACCGGGACGAGCTGGTCGCTTCCAAGCGCCGTACCCGTGAAGTGATCGCCTCACTCGCAGCGGAATTGCGTTGA
- a CDS encoding CaiB/BaiF CoA transferase family protein: MTGSNTGPLAGIRILEVGTMLAGPYATMLLADLGAEVTKIEPRGGEISRSVGATYFASLNRNKSSITLDLNSDAGQQRLGELVADAHALLVNLKPSAIRRLGLTYDELRRHNERIVCVAITGFGLYGGDDPAFDYVVQAGVGTAALTGDPAGPPTLPGYSSADNSTGMTAALGLLAKIISGTGGQVDVSLRDVMLSQLNYHASAYLNNGVEPQRRPYGAHSYYVPAQLFPTADGYLALFITHDGFWKSFAAEAGIGGFETMAERVARRDEVLAVVTAMLATDTAAGWERRLRPLGVPAAAVRTLPEALEATPEVVVSAGDFRLIGSPIHVSGYQPDYRPPPELPE; this comes from the coding sequence TTGACTGGCAGCAACACCGGGCCGCTGGCAGGGATACGCATCCTGGAAGTCGGCACCATGCTGGCGGGTCCGTACGCGACCATGCTGCTCGCCGATCTCGGTGCCGAGGTCACCAAGATCGAACCTCGCGGCGGCGAAATCTCCCGCAGCGTCGGCGCCACCTACTTCGCCAGCCTTAACCGCAACAAGTCCAGCATCACATTGGACCTGAATTCCGATGCGGGACAGCAACGGTTGGGTGAACTGGTCGCGGACGCGCATGCGCTGCTGGTGAATCTGAAGCCGTCGGCCATCCGGCGGCTGGGGCTCACCTATGACGAGCTGCGGCGGCACAACGAGCGGATCGTCTGCGTCGCGATCACCGGATTCGGGCTCTACGGCGGCGACGATCCGGCCTTCGACTACGTGGTGCAGGCCGGCGTCGGCACCGCCGCGTTGACCGGCGACCCGGCCGGCCCGCCGACGCTGCCCGGTTACTCCTCGGCCGACAATTCCACCGGAATGACCGCGGCGCTTGGGCTTTTGGCCAAGATCATCTCCGGCACCGGTGGGCAGGTCGATGTGTCGCTGCGCGACGTGATGCTGTCACAGCTGAACTATCACGCGTCGGCCTATCTCAACAACGGTGTCGAGCCGCAGCGCCGACCCTACGGGGCACACTCGTATTACGTCCCGGCCCAACTATTTCCGACCGCCGACGGGTATCTGGCGCTGTTCATCACGCACGACGGCTTCTGGAAGTCGTTTGCCGCCGAAGCGGGCATCGGCGGCTTCGAAACGATGGCCGAGCGCGTCGCGCGCCGCGACGAAGTGCTGGCGGTTGTCACCGCAATGCTGGCAACCGACACCGCCGCCGGATGGGAACGACGACTCCGCCCGCTGGGAGTTCCGGCGGCGGCCGTTAGGACCCTGCCCGAAGCGCTCGAGGCGACGCCGGAAGTGGTTGTGTCGGCAGGGGATTTCCGCCTCATCGGCAGCCCGATCCACGTTTCCGGGTATCAGCCCGACTATCGACCACCGCCGGAGCTGCCGGAATAG
- a CDS encoding amidohydrolase family protein → MDVDDLILVSIDDHVVEPPDMFLRHVPAKYKPEAPIVVVDDKGVDQWMYQGRPQGVSGLNAVVSWPAEEWGRDPAGFAEMRPGVYDVHERVRDMNRNGILASMCFPTFTGFSARHLNMHREEATLVMVAAYNDWHIDEWAGSYPDRFIPIAILPTWNPEAMCAEIRRVAAKGCRAVTMPELPHLEGLPSYHDDDYWGPVFRTLSEENVVMCLHIGTGFGAISMAPNAPIDNMIILATQVSAMCAQDLLWGPAMRNYPDLKFAFSEGGIGWIPFYLDRSDRHYTNQRWLRRDFGDKLPSDVFREHSLACYVTDKTSLKLRHEIGIDIIAWECDYPHSDCFWPDAPEQVLAELNAAGADDADINKITWENSCRFFGWDPFARTARDQATVKALRAKATDVDVSIRPRAEWARLYEEKQAAVAR, encoded by the coding sequence ATGGATGTCGATGACCTGATCCTGGTGAGCATTGACGACCATGTGGTCGAGCCGCCGGACATGTTCCTGCGCCACGTGCCCGCCAAGTACAAGCCCGAGGCCCCGATCGTTGTGGTCGACGACAAGGGCGTCGACCAGTGGATGTACCAGGGCCGGCCGCAGGGCGTGAGCGGACTGAACGCCGTGGTGTCGTGGCCGGCCGAGGAATGGGGCCGCGATCCGGCCGGTTTCGCCGAAATGCGCCCCGGCGTCTACGACGTCCACGAACGCGTTCGGGACATGAACCGCAACGGCATCCTCGCGTCGATGTGCTTCCCGACGTTCACCGGCTTCTCCGCGCGTCACCTCAACATGCACCGCGAGGAGGCGACCCTGGTGATGGTGGCGGCCTACAACGACTGGCACATCGACGAGTGGGCCGGCTCCTACCCGGACCGGTTCATCCCCATCGCCATTCTGCCGACGTGGAATCCGGAGGCCATGTGCGCCGAGATCCGCCGGGTGGCGGCCAAGGGCTGCCGGGCGGTGACGATGCCGGAATTGCCGCATCTGGAAGGCCTTCCGAGCTACCACGACGATGACTATTGGGGCCCGGTGTTCCGCACGCTGTCCGAAGAGAACGTGGTGATGTGTCTGCACATCGGCACCGGATTCGGGGCGATCAGCATGGCCCCCAACGCGCCGATCGACAACATGATCATTCTGGCCACCCAGGTCTCGGCGATGTGCGCGCAGGATCTGTTGTGGGGCCCCGCCATGCGCAACTATCCCGACCTGAAGTTCGCCTTCTCCGAGGGCGGTATCGGCTGGATCCCGTTCTACCTGGACCGCAGCGACCGCCACTACACCAACCAGAGGTGGCTGCGCCGCGACTTCGGCGACAAGCTGCCCAGCGACGTTTTCCGTGAGCACTCGCTGGCCTGCTACGTCACCGATAAGACTTCGTTGAAGCTGCGCCACGAGATCGGCATCGACATCATCGCCTGGGAGTGCGACTACCCGCACTCGGACTGCTTCTGGCCCGATGCGCCCGAGCAGGTGCTGGCCGAGCTCAACGCCGCCGGCGCAGACGACGCCGACATCAACAAGATCACGTGGGAGAACAGCTGCCGGTTCTTCGGCTGGGACCCGTTCGCCCGCACCGCTCGCGATCAGGCAACCGTTAAAGCCTTGCGCGCCAAGGCGACTGACGTGGACGTGTCGATCCGGCCGCGCGCCGAGTGGGCGCGGCTCTATGAGGAGAAGCAGGCTGCCGTAGCGCGGTAG
- a CDS encoding DUF4286 family protein, protein MAKGIMLVESRPSSPEREQEYNTWYDEVHLPELVALDGIVSARRLRPINGEGPYVAIYEIEGDDLQAVLDNMIANAGKLTMSDALLLDPAPIPRLLATTTELDG, encoded by the coding sequence ATGGCCAAGGGCATCATGCTCGTGGAGAGTCGACCCAGTTCGCCCGAACGCGAGCAGGAGTACAACACCTGGTACGACGAAGTTCATCTGCCCGAACTGGTGGCTCTGGACGGAATCGTCTCGGCGCGGCGGTTGCGTCCGATCAACGGCGAGGGCCCCTATGTCGCGATCTACGAGATCGAGGGCGACGATCTGCAGGCCGTCCTGGACAACATGATCGCCAATGCCGGCAAGCTGACGATGTCCGACGCGCTGCTGCTGGATCCCGCGCCGATTCCGCGGCTGCTGGCAACGACGACCGAGCTCGACGGCTAG
- a CDS encoding 2Fe-2S iron-sulfur cluster-binding protein gives MEETPRVADPTTNGAEPGTVTIHLERKKATVPLVPGETLLESARRAGLDPPFNCEAGNCGTCMARVESGHATMRINDALDDDEVEDGYILTCQGVPDTDSVTVRYE, from the coding sequence ATCGAGGAGACTCCAAGGGTGGCAGATCCCACGACAAACGGTGCCGAGCCCGGCACGGTGACGATCCACCTGGAACGCAAGAAGGCGACGGTGCCGCTGGTTCCCGGCGAGACGCTGCTGGAAAGCGCCCGGCGGGCCGGCCTGGATCCTCCGTTCAACTGCGAGGCCGGCAACTGCGGCACGTGCATGGCCCGCGTCGAGAGCGGGCACGCGACCATGCGAATTAACGACGCTCTCGACGACGACGAAGTGGAAGACGGCTACATTTTGACGTGCCAGGGTGTACCCGATACTGATTCCGTCACGGTGCGCTACGAATAG
- a CDS encoding class I adenylate-forming enzyme family protein gives MTEPAALVFEERQFSLPQLDAMANSLAAALGKNGVAAGQRVAVMSSNRPEFVAVLLAIWRLGATAVLISPAWKRDEVDHALALTSPGHAVGDHAVLAGLMPMLHLDEPVAPAEPIPMSAPPRADAVLVFSSGTTGLPKAVRHTHAALTDAVRHWRDALQLTRQDRIQVATPPSHILGLLNIVTALRTGAWLRLHRRFDVDRMLDHIEKDRITIEMAVAPIALAIASHPTLESYDLSSLRFIMWGATPVSTSVAETVTRRTGVGWVPAYGTTELPVIACNPVAGARLDTVGRPVPGVELRVVSLETGQPVGPGEVGEIQARSTSLMAGYLPADATDEAMCDGWYRTGDVGWLDADRWLRITDRLKEMIKVRGFQVAPAEIETVLHGHPAVKDCAVFGIPDGINGEAVVAAVATRAPGDTDAVAADLTARVDEKLASYKHLSRVVFVPDIPRLPSGKVLRRVLKERYGCTSDS, from the coding sequence GTGACCGAGCCGGCCGCGCTCGTGTTCGAGGAACGGCAATTCAGCCTGCCGCAGCTCGACGCGATGGCCAACAGTCTGGCCGCGGCCCTGGGCAAGAACGGTGTCGCCGCGGGCCAGCGGGTCGCCGTCATGTCGTCGAACCGGCCGGAGTTCGTCGCCGTCCTGCTGGCAATCTGGCGGCTGGGCGCCACGGCGGTGCTGATCAGTCCGGCGTGGAAGCGCGACGAGGTCGACCATGCGCTGGCACTGACCAGCCCGGGCCATGCGGTCGGGGACCACGCGGTGCTGGCCGGCCTGATGCCCATGCTGCACCTGGATGAACCGGTCGCGCCCGCCGAGCCGATACCGATGTCGGCGCCGCCGCGCGCCGATGCGGTGCTGGTGTTCAGTTCGGGCACCACCGGCCTCCCGAAGGCGGTCCGGCACACCCACGCCGCGCTGACCGACGCCGTGCGGCACTGGCGCGACGCGTTGCAACTCACCCGGCAGGATCGAATTCAGGTCGCCACGCCGCCGTCGCACATCCTGGGTCTGCTCAACATCGTCACCGCGCTGCGCACCGGCGCCTGGCTGCGGCTGCATCGTCGCTTCGACGTCGACCGGATGCTCGATCACATCGAAAAGGACCGCATCACAATCGAAATGGCGGTCGCGCCGATCGCCCTGGCCATCGCCTCGCACCCGACGCTCGAGTCATACGACTTGTCGTCGCTGCGCTTCATCATGTGGGGTGCAACGCCGGTCAGCACCAGCGTCGCCGAGACCGTGACACGGCGTACCGGCGTCGGATGGGTCCCGGCCTATGGCACCACCGAACTGCCGGTCATTGCCTGCAATCCGGTCGCCGGTGCCCGGCTCGACACCGTCGGGCGCCCGGTGCCGGGGGTGGAGCTGCGGGTCGTCTCGTTGGAGACCGGCCAGCCGGTGGGCCCGGGCGAGGTCGGTGAGATCCAGGCGCGGTCCACCTCGTTGATGGCCGGCTACCTGCCGGCCGACGCGACGGACGAGGCGATGTGCGACGGCTGGTATCGCACCGGCGACGTCGGCTGGCTCGACGCCGATCGTTGGCTGCGGATCACCGACCGCCTCAAGGAGATGATCAAGGTGCGCGGCTTTCAGGTCGCGCCAGCCGAAATCGAGACGGTGTTGCACGGGCATCCCGCAGTCAAAGACTGTGCGGTGTTTGGAATTCCGGACGGGATCAACGGGGAAGCCGTCGTCGCCGCGGTCGCCACGCGGGCTCCCGGTGACACCGACGCGGTCGCCGCCGACCTCACCGCCCGGGTGGATGAGAAGCTGGCGTCCTATAAACATCTGAGCCGGGTCGTGTTCGTGCCCGATATCCCTCGCCTGCCTTCGGGCAAGGTGCTGCGCCGAGTGCTGAAGGAGCGCTATGGATGTACGTCTGACAGCTGA